A single window of Nicotiana sylvestris chromosome 5, ASM39365v2, whole genome shotgun sequence DNA harbors:
- the LOC104219096 gene encoding homeobox-leucine zipper protein ATHB-6-like, with amino-acid sequence MKRVRSSDSLGVPLMSMCQNTTDDHNQWNSQVYSRNFQSMLELGLEDEPCAEESGHGSEKKRRLRVDQVKALEKNFEVDNKLEPERKVKLAQELGLQPRQVAIWFQNRRARWKTKQLERDYNVIKANFDSLKHNYESLQHDNEALLKEICDLKSKLNGGNNESKADVKEEAIESETDDKDIDQSKPNNSTTSLGNCEDDSTELNIESFNGGNGIITSSNIFADFKDGSSDSDSSAILNEENSPNYAAISSSGAFLISNNGGSNSSSSNSSLNCFQFFDSNPKAILGDGQDKVVYNNQPQFVKMEEHNFFSSEESCSTLFADEQPPTLQWYCSEDWNNWKDS; translated from the exons ATGAAGAGAGTTCGTAGCTCTGATTCTTTGGGTGTGCCATTGATGTCCATGTGTCAAAATACTACAG ATGACCACAACCAATGGAACAGCCAAGTATATTCAAGGAACTTTCAATCCATGTTAGAATTAGGGTTAGAAGATGAACCCTGTGCGGAAGAATCCGGCCATGGATCGGAGAAGAAACGGCGGCTAAGGGTGGATCAAGTGAAGGCTTTAGAGAAGAATTTTGAAGTGGATAACAAGCTTGAACCTGAGAGGAAAGTGAAATTAGCACAAGAACTTGGTTTGCAACCAAGACAAGTGGCTATTTGGTTTCAAAACCGCCGTGCACGGTGGAAGACAAAGCAATTGGAGAGAGATTACAATGTTATCAAAGCCAATTTTGATTCTCTCAAACATAATTATGAATCTCTCCAACATGACAATGAAGCTCTCTTGAAAGAg ATTTGTGACCTGAAATCAAAGCTAAATGGGGGAAATAATGAAAGCAAAGCTGATGTGAAAGAAGAGGCTATAGAGTCTGAAACTGATGACAAAGATATTGACCAAAGCAAGCCAAACAACAGTACTACTTCTCTTGGAAATTGTGAAGATGATAGTACAGAACTCAACATTGAGAGCTTTAATGGTGGAAATGGCATCATAACTTCCTCCAATATTTTTGCTGATTTCAAAGATGGGTCATCAGATAGTGACTCAAGTGCAATATTGAATGAAGAAAACAGTCCAAATTATGCTGCCATTTCATCCTCTGGAGCTTTCTTGATTTCCAACAATGGAGGATCAAATTCTTCCTCTTCAAATTCTTCATTGAATTGCTTCCAATTCTTTGACTCAAATCCAAAAGCAATTCTTGGGGATGGCCAGGACAAAGTTGTTTATAATAATCAGCCACAGTTTGTGAAAATGGAGGAGCATAACTTTTTCAGTAGTGAGGAATCATGCAGTACTCTGTTCGCAGATGAACAACCGCCTACACTTCAATGGTACTGCTCTGAGGACTGGAATAATTGGAAAGATTCCTAA